From a single Lewinella sp. LCG006 genomic region:
- a CDS encoding NUDIX domain-containing protein, translated as MEPPQDNRFYQHAKPILVAVDCIIFGFNQSTLQLLLFKRKIDPFLGAWSVIGSFVKENESTSAAAIRVLQEHTGLENIFLDPLALYSDPERDPGARVISQAYFALIHLEDEALNKVETHQAHWFDFKDIPPLMLDHNVMVQDALAKLRTKARYSPIGFELLPEKFTIPQLQLLYEAIYQKELDRRNFRKKILSMGLLDKLEEKDKSGSRKGAYLYQFNADNYQKMVKEGVDFIL; from the coding sequence ATGGAGCCTCCACAGGATAACCGATTCTACCAACACGCTAAGCCAATATTAGTAGCCGTAGACTGCATTATTTTTGGGTTCAACCAGTCTACGCTACAGTTATTGTTATTCAAGCGAAAAATAGATCCCTTCCTTGGAGCTTGGTCAGTAATTGGGAGCTTTGTAAAGGAAAATGAAAGCACCTCTGCTGCTGCAATTCGAGTACTACAGGAACATACTGGCTTAGAGAATATTTTTTTGGATCCATTGGCTTTGTACAGTGATCCCGAGCGAGACCCTGGTGCGAGGGTTATTTCTCAAGCTTATTTTGCCTTGATTCATTTGGAAGATGAAGCGCTCAACAAAGTAGAAACCCATCAAGCCCACTGGTTTGACTTTAAGGATATTCCTCCACTGATGCTCGACCATAATGTAATGGTGCAAGATGCTTTGGCTAAATTACGCACTAAAGCACGCTACAGCCCGATAGGATTTGAACTACTGCCCGAGAAATTCACTATTCCTCAACTACAACTCCTTTACGAAGCGATCTACCAAAAAGAATTGGATCGGCGGAATTTTCGAAAGAAAATCCTCTCCATGGGCCTGCTAGACAAACTTGAGGAAAAGGACAAATCTGGTTCCCGAAAAGGGGCCTACCTCTACCAGTTTAATGCTGACAATTACCAGAAAATGGTCAAAGAGGGAGTAGATTTTATTCTATAA
- a CDS encoding NADPH-dependent FMN reductase gives MKNTPKIVAFGASNSKHSINQQLAIFAAQQIANAEVNILDLNDFEMPIYSIDREKETGFPTEALQFKAHLRESDGIIISFAEHNGAYTAAFKNILDWISRIEKDVWASKPMLLMATSPGARGGRTVLDIAINKFKFMNSNILLDFSLPFFGNNFNKEEGILDADLDREFRQQLSRFQAAIFQTSSVEQ, from the coding sequence ATGAAAAACACCCCCAAGATAGTCGCCTTCGGCGCAAGCAATAGCAAACACTCCATCAACCAGCAACTAGCCATTTTTGCTGCGCAGCAAATAGCGAACGCCGAAGTAAATATCCTCGATCTGAATGATTTCGAGATGCCCATCTACAGTATCGACCGAGAAAAAGAGACCGGTTTCCCCACAGAAGCCCTTCAGTTTAAAGCACATCTTCGCGAAAGTGATGGTATTATCATTTCTTTTGCCGAACACAATGGTGCTTACACGGCTGCTTTCAAGAATATCCTCGACTGGATATCCCGCATCGAAAAGGATGTTTGGGCCAGCAAACCCATGCTATTAATGGCAACCTCTCCGGGTGCTCGTGGGGGGCGAACAGTATTGGATATTGCCATCAACAAGTTCAAGTTCATGAACAGCAATATCCTCCTTGATTTCTCGCTGCCGTTTTTTGGAAATAACTTCAATAAGGAAGAGGGTATCCTGGATGCGGACCTGGATCGTGAATTCCGGCAACAGCTAAGTCGCTTCCAAGCAGCCATTTTTCAAACTTCCAGCGTAGAACAATAA
- a CDS encoding TonB-dependent receptor produces the protein MITFLLVALGVLVQAQAQTASIKGQLQTPEGEAVVFANVALYNTADSSLVKVETTDETGIFRIKGLAAGRYNLSATYVGSADLWQNDIDLSANQQLDLEILKFSSTSIDLAEATVTATRALVEVKPDRTVFNVQGTINSTGADAISLLRKAPGVTVDNNDNISVLGRAGVLLYVDGKRLPLTGQNLTSYLQNLPAEQIDHIDIISNPGAKYEAEGNAGIIDIRLKKDKNLGSNGSLSGTYSQGRYARINGSASGNYRNKWMNLFATVGANDGEMYNNMDFFSTQNGIQLDETNRMRNSFQSANVRLGTDFFINDQHTIGFLVSANDFSGEHLGYNRIAIASLETPGIIDSVLISDNVSNDMRQQQTYNINYRFDNNKGRTVNIDLDYGNYDNDSERSQPNRYYDAQEQVLLTELINAFNTPTQIDIYTGKLDYEQDLLGGKLGLGTKLSRVASDNTFLVFDVQNGVSVRNDRSSNIFDYRENVYAGYVSFSRPINEKWNFSAGLRAEQTDAEGNLQPFEEDLKEPPVLLNYLSWFPNAGLTWQVAPTHSLSLNYGRRINRPDYNVLNPFNNQLSQLSYEKGNPFLQPEIVNNVELSYTLKYRYNFKLGYSRTVDQITRLIAPDELDERASFITWANLADQTVYSMNISAPFQVMEGWNSYINVSASHINNQADYGGGAIVDVQAFTYSIYQQQTIDLPGGFKGEVSGYYSGPGVWGGVFVYESSWSLDLGLQKKFLNDQLNARLSASDLFYETGWDGVSEFDGLISTGGGNWDSRRISLSLSYNFGNQNVKSRRRNTGLEDEAKRLGN, from the coding sequence ATGATTACTTTTTTGCTAGTCGCCTTAGGGGTGCTAGTACAAGCACAAGCGCAAACAGCTAGTATCAAGGGGCAACTGCAAACCCCAGAAGGCGAAGCTGTTGTATTTGCTAATGTAGCGCTCTACAATACTGCTGATAGCAGTTTGGTAAAGGTAGAGACGACCGACGAAACCGGCATCTTCCGAATCAAGGGTTTAGCCGCTGGCCGTTATAATCTCTCTGCTACCTACGTAGGCTCAGCTGATCTTTGGCAGAATGACATAGACCTCAGTGCCAACCAACAACTGGATTTGGAAATTCTAAAGTTTTCTTCCACATCAATAGATTTGGCAGAAGCGACGGTTACCGCAACCAGAGCACTGGTGGAAGTAAAGCCAGATCGTACGGTCTTTAATGTCCAGGGCACCATTAATAGTACCGGAGCAGATGCCATTTCCCTTTTACGGAAAGCTCCTGGTGTTACCGTGGATAACAATGACAATATTAGCGTACTAGGCAGGGCAGGCGTACTCTTGTATGTGGATGGAAAGCGCTTGCCTCTCACCGGACAAAACCTCACTTCCTATCTACAGAATCTTCCGGCAGAACAGATCGATCATATTGATATCATCTCCAATCCAGGTGCAAAATACGAAGCTGAAGGCAATGCCGGAATCATTGATATCCGTTTGAAAAAGGATAAAAATCTAGGTAGCAATGGCTCCTTAAGCGGTACGTATAGCCAAGGGCGGTACGCTCGTATCAATGGCAGTGCCAGTGGTAACTATCGCAATAAATGGATGAATCTATTCGCAACGGTGGGTGCTAACGACGGAGAAATGTATAACAACATGGATTTTTTTAGTACCCAAAACGGTATCCAGCTCGATGAAACCAACCGAATGCGGAATAGCTTTCAAAGTGCGAATGTACGGCTGGGAACGGATTTTTTCATCAATGATCAACACACGATCGGCTTCTTGGTAAGTGCTAACGATTTTTCTGGCGAACATTTAGGTTACAACCGTATTGCAATTGCTAGTTTGGAAACGCCTGGTATTATTGATAGTGTTCTTATCTCCGATAATGTATCTAATGATATGCGCCAACAGCAAACCTATAATATCAATTACCGTTTCGATAACAATAAGGGACGTACCGTCAATATAGACTTAGACTACGGAAATTATGACAACGATAGCGAACGGTCTCAGCCCAACCGCTACTATGATGCCCAAGAACAAGTATTATTGACCGAATTGATTAATGCTTTTAATACGCCTACTCAAATTGATATCTACACTGGTAAGCTTGACTATGAGCAGGATCTATTGGGTGGTAAACTTGGTTTGGGTACCAAATTGAGCCGAGTTGCTTCCGACAATACGTTTTTAGTATTCGATGTTCAAAATGGGGTGTCGGTTAGAAATGACCGCTCTTCAAACATCTTTGATTATCGCGAAAATGTCTATGCTGGTTATGTCAGCTTTTCGCGGCCGATCAATGAAAAATGGAATTTTTCAGCAGGTTTACGCGCTGAGCAAACAGATGCGGAGGGTAACCTACAGCCTTTTGAGGAGGATTTAAAAGAACCCCCAGTATTGCTAAATTACCTCAGCTGGTTCCCCAATGCAGGACTTACTTGGCAGGTTGCACCCACCCATAGTCTTTCGCTGAACTACGGCCGGCGGATCAATCGCCCAGATTACAACGTATTGAATCCTTTCAATAATCAGTTAAGTCAGTTGTCTTATGAGAAAGGTAATCCTTTCCTCCAACCAGAAATTGTCAACAATGTAGAGTTGAGCTATACCCTCAAATATCGCTATAACTTTAAATTGGGATACAGCCGCACCGTCGACCAGATCACTCGCTTGATAGCACCGGATGAGTTAGATGAAAGGGCCAGCTTCATTACTTGGGCTAATCTGGCTGACCAGACGGTTTACAGTATGAATATCAGCGCACCTTTTCAGGTGATGGAAGGTTGGAATTCTTATATCAATGTTAGTGCCTCCCATATAAATAACCAAGCTGATTATGGCGGTGGTGCCATCGTCGATGTGCAAGCATTCACTTATTCGATTTACCAGCAGCAGACCATTGATCTGCCAGGTGGATTTAAAGGAGAAGTTTCGGGTTATTATAGTGGTCCGGGTGTTTGGGGCGGAGTATTTGTCTACGAGTCCAGCTGGAGTCTTGACCTGGGTTTACAAAAGAAATTTCTCAATGACCAGCTTAATGCTCGCCTCAGTGCAAGTGATCTTTTCTACGAGACAGGTTGGGACGGTGTCTCAGAATTTGATGGCCTGATTTCAACAGGTGGAGGCAATTGGGACAGCCGCCGGATTAGTCTGAGTCTGAGCTATAATTTTGGTAATCAAAATGTGAAGTCTCGTCGCCGAAATACAGGCTTAGAGGATGAAGCTAAGCGATTAGGAAATTAG
- a CDS encoding formylglycine-generating enzyme family protein gives MRVLLLFSLLTMFFQQGSATTPEPIKPLSKVIHSLDYYQQQAQLWSAETQQHPEQADAWLNYYTAARNINVLQGYAAFDLESILAEVKANIPRSFEAHYLTYWQSNLFERNYEALLKAHEIAPDRMELAHDFIHYYEVKGDLANYALWCEKYFRTGELSSGILSWNYNALASVRSNGVLLTQGDNDTYPAWVLQMVRGVRRDVRIVNLYLLLAEREYRSRVFAELQVPDTFERPQEATINTQLELLLRHVLQYCARPVHLGIATPASQRNAFDSELYLTGLAFEHSQQYLDNVRLLRQNFENSFLTEQLENPLYYDPSQSVVDHMNMNYIPALAILYDLYGKEGAQEEAEAIANMALHIAGRADKTQEVAGIFRQETKTVPATTKIDLRAQDKEMYPVKGALYASAYEVSNAQYHVFLQDLLEAKQFDLLAVCKTENIDWLSLLPEAYRELPMSVLFDSGGNPDDGNHPITNISHEAAIAYCEWLTQVYNASDHRRKRFQEVRFRLPTVEEWELAARGGATYEAPYPWGGPYFRNAKGCYLSNFNPYLVSLSEKEPLFGPAMENPESPGDDGAYFTAQVDAFFPNNFNLYNISGNVAEMTQTSNATKGGGWLDPSYYTQIGVTQTAVLPNPNTGFRIFMEVIKE, from the coding sequence ATGCGTGTTTTACTCCTTTTTTCACTGTTGACGATGTTCTTTCAACAAGGTAGTGCCACCACGCCGGAACCAATTAAACCGCTCTCAAAAGTCATCCATTCGCTGGATTACTACCAACAACAAGCTCAGCTTTGGTCAGCGGAAACACAGCAACATCCAGAGCAGGCAGATGCCTGGCTAAATTATTATACGGCGGCTCGCAACATCAACGTCTTGCAAGGATATGCCGCTTTTGATTTGGAGAGCATCCTTGCAGAAGTAAAGGCGAATATTCCAAGGTCTTTTGAAGCCCATTATCTCACTTATTGGCAGAGCAATCTCTTCGAACGAAATTATGAAGCATTGCTGAAAGCACATGAGATTGCTCCTGATCGCATGGAACTGGCACACGATTTTATTCACTATTACGAAGTGAAGGGAGACCTGGCCAATTATGCCCTTTGGTGTGAAAAATATTTCAGAACCGGCGAACTAAGCTCGGGTATTCTGAGCTGGAATTATAACGCACTTGCCTCTGTTCGGTCCAATGGTGTATTGCTGACACAAGGAGATAATGATACTTATCCGGCCTGGGTATTACAGATGGTAAGAGGCGTTCGCCGCGATGTTAGGATTGTCAACCTTTATCTACTGTTAGCAGAAAGGGAATACCGGAGCCGAGTTTTTGCGGAATTGCAGGTGCCCGATACCTTCGAACGCCCACAGGAAGCGACGATCAATACCCAATTGGAACTTTTACTTCGCCACGTATTACAGTATTGTGCTCGTCCAGTCCACTTGGGCATCGCTACTCCTGCGTCTCAACGCAATGCTTTTGATAGTGAACTTTATCTTACGGGACTGGCCTTTGAACACAGCCAACAATATTTGGACAATGTCCGTCTTTTGCGGCAGAATTTTGAGAACAGTTTTTTAACGGAACAGTTAGAAAACCCACTCTATTACGATCCTTCTCAGTCGGTGGTCGATCATATGAATATGAATTATATTCCTGCGCTGGCGATTCTTTATGATTTATATGGAAAGGAAGGGGCCCAGGAAGAAGCCGAAGCTATTGCTAATATGGCACTACATATCGCTGGTCGCGCCGATAAAACCCAGGAAGTAGCAGGGATTTTTCGACAAGAAACAAAGACGGTTCCTGCAACGACCAAGATAGATTTACGCGCGCAGGACAAGGAAATGTATCCTGTAAAGGGTGCTTTGTATGCCTCTGCATACGAAGTCAGCAATGCACAATACCATGTGTTTTTACAGGATTTATTGGAAGCCAAGCAATTTGATTTATTAGCTGTTTGTAAAACCGAAAACATTGATTGGCTGTCACTTTTACCGGAAGCATATCGCGAATTGCCAATGTCGGTTCTTTTTGATAGTGGCGGCAATCCTGATGATGGAAATCACCCGATTACTAATATTTCCCACGAGGCAGCTATAGCTTATTGTGAATGGCTCACGCAGGTTTACAATGCTTCTGACCATCGCCGTAAGCGTTTTCAAGAGGTTCGCTTCCGTTTGCCCACTGTCGAAGAATGGGAACTAGCCGCTAGGGGAGGAGCTACTTACGAGGCTCCTTACCCTTGGGGTGGTCCTTATTTTCGCAACGCCAAAGGATGCTATCTTTCTAACTTTAATCCGTATCTGGTAAGTTTGAGTGAGAAAGAACCCTTGTTTGGTCCTGCAATGGAGAACCCGGAGTCGCCGGGAGATGATGGTGCTTATTTCACCGCTCAGGTGGATGCCTTCTTTCCTAATAACTTTAACTTGTACAACATAAGTGGGAATGTGGCAGAGATGACGCAGACAAGCAATGCCACCAAAGGCGGGGGCTGGCTAGACCCTTCTTATTATACCCAAATCGGGGTTACCCAAACGGCAGTATTGCCAAATCCTAATACAGGTTTTCGCATTTTTATGGAAGTGATCAAAGAATAG
- a CDS encoding RNA polymerase sigma factor: MRQIQKGREEAFNVLYERYGTKLYTYFWRALAQEKEVAEDFTQQLFLKLIEQRASYDARRTFSTWLFTIASNMVKNEYRRRSRLTKNVSRYFQEDMHFEIPSLSQLDTEYHQAQLNKAMNQLAEKHRQVFLLRYQEEMSVKAISEVVGCPEGTVKSRLFYAVKYLAKELENIRY; encoded by the coding sequence ATGCGGCAGATTCAGAAAGGCCGGGAAGAAGCTTTTAACGTACTGTACGAAAGGTACGGTACCAAGCTATATACCTATTTTTGGCGTGCCTTGGCACAAGAGAAGGAAGTAGCTGAAGATTTCACCCAACAGCTTTTCTTGAAACTTATTGAGCAGCGTGCATCATACGATGCGCGCCGTACTTTTAGTACTTGGTTGTTTACCATTGCGTCCAACATGGTGAAAAATGAATACCGCAGACGAAGTCGACTGACAAAAAACGTGAGCCGCTATTTTCAGGAAGATATGCACTTTGAGATACCTTCACTGAGCCAGTTGGATACTGAGTACCATCAAGCACAACTCAATAAAGCGATGAACCAATTGGCCGAAAAGCACCGACAGGTTTTCTTACTTCGCTATCAGGAGGAGATGAGTGTAAAAGCCATCAGTGAAGTTGTTGGTTGCCCGGAAGGTACTGTGAAATCCAGACTGTTTTATGCCGTGAAGTATCTGGCCAAGGAATTGGAAAATATTCGTTATTAA
- the truA gene encoding tRNA pseudouridine(38-40) synthase TruA has translation MRYFLQLSYDGTDYRGWQRQDGVVSVQETLENAMEKVLKVPINIIGCGRTDAGVHASNYGAHFEADVSMTPQLLTHLNYALPESIAVHKCLEAEAQWHARFSATERKYVYQLHTSKNPFLGRFSTLFPCEPKDLDWVNMEAALKALLRYEEYRSLCKAPDRHKTTHCSITSVSLEGAGKEQFAFHISANRFLRGMIRILVAQLLDIGLGKESAAAFEHRLSRSERPQYFRLAPPQGLSLVEIKYPFL, from the coding sequence ATGCGCTATTTTTTGCAACTTTCTTACGACGGTACTGACTATCGCGGCTGGCAACGGCAGGATGGCGTCGTAAGTGTGCAGGAAACATTGGAGAACGCCATGGAGAAGGTGTTGAAAGTACCGATCAATATTATTGGTTGTGGACGAACAGATGCGGGTGTACACGCCAGTAATTATGGTGCTCACTTTGAGGCTGATGTGAGCATGACCCCACAGTTATTAACTCACTTGAATTATGCTTTGCCAGAGAGTATTGCTGTTCACAAGTGCTTAGAAGCGGAAGCACAGTGGCATGCGCGGTTTAGTGCTACGGAGCGTAAGTATGTTTATCAGTTGCACACCAGCAAAAACCCTTTCCTTGGTCGGTTTAGTACGCTTTTCCCATGTGAACCAAAAGATTTAGATTGGGTAAATATGGAGGCAGCATTAAAGGCCTTGTTGCGCTATGAGGAGTACCGTAGCCTTTGCAAAGCCCCAGATCGACATAAGACAACCCATTGTAGCATCACGTCTGTGTCCTTGGAAGGTGCTGGTAAAGAACAGTTTGCCTTTCATATTTCGGCCAATCGCTTTTTGCGCGGGATGATCCGGATTCTTGTTGCTCAATTGCTAGATATAGGTTTGGGGAAAGAAAGTGCGGCAGCATTTGAGCACCGGCTGTCACGAAGCGAGCGACCACAATATTTTAGGCTGGCTCCGCCCCAGGGGCTAAGCTTGGTAGAGATCAAATACCCTTTCTTGTGA
- the typA gene encoding translational GTPase TypA: protein MKDLRNIAIIAHVDHGKTTLVDKMLLAGKLFSDHETPGELIMDSNDLERERGITILSKNVSITYKGTKINIIDTPGHADFGGEVERVLNMADGVLLLVDAFEGPMPQTRFVLQKALELGLRPIVVVNKVDKPNCTPEETQEKVFDLMFNLGATEDQLDFPTIFGSAKFGWMNTTWETQTDNILPLLDAILEYVPAPKVEEGNTQLLVTSVDYSRYIGRIAIGRLSRGKLKAGQQITLVKRDGSMEKHRIKNLYEYEGFGRLEVDEIQAGDICAIFGVDDFDIGDTIADAEAPEALPTIAIDEPTLSMTFNINDSPFFGQEGKFVTSRHLKDRLEAELEKNLALRVEPTETPDCFRVFGRGVLHLSVLIETMRREGYELQIGQPQVIIKEIDGQKHEPIEELTIDLPEAVSGTAINMVTQRKGIMLSMLPKGDRVILEFEIPSRGLIGMRSNMLTATAGEAIITSRFKEFQPMKGEIPGRLNGSLISMEQGKAIPYSINNLQDRGRFFIEAGAEIYEGQVIGENNRPSDLVINVTKTKKLSNMRSSGADDKARIIPPRQFTLEEALEFIQDDEFVEVTPKSIRLRKMLLREAERKRGKKITV from the coding sequence ATGAAAGATTTGCGCAACATTGCCATTATCGCTCACGTTGACCACGGCAAAACCACCTTGGTTGATAAGATGCTACTGGCAGGAAAGCTTTTTTCCGACCATGAGACTCCCGGTGAATTAATCATGGACAGCAATGACCTGGAACGGGAACGTGGTATTACCATTCTCTCCAAGAATGTTTCCATTACCTACAAGGGCACAAAGATCAATATCATTGACACCCCTGGTCACGCCGACTTTGGTGGAGAAGTAGAGCGGGTATTGAACATGGCCGATGGTGTGCTGCTCTTGGTCGATGCTTTTGAAGGACCGATGCCACAGACGCGTTTCGTACTTCAAAAAGCCCTCGAACTTGGTCTGCGCCCCATCGTTGTTGTCAACAAAGTAGACAAGCCCAACTGTACCCCTGAAGAAACTCAGGAAAAGGTTTTTGACCTGATGTTCAACCTCGGTGCCACGGAGGACCAGTTGGATTTCCCTACCATTTTTGGTTCCGCCAAATTTGGCTGGATGAACACCACTTGGGAAACCCAAACCGATAATATCCTGCCCTTGTTGGATGCTATTTTGGAATATGTCCCCGCACCAAAAGTAGAGGAAGGGAATACCCAGTTGCTGGTAACCAGTGTGGATTACTCTCGCTACATTGGCCGTATCGCCATTGGTCGTCTGAGTCGCGGCAAATTGAAAGCAGGCCAGCAGATTACACTGGTCAAGCGCGATGGCAGCATGGAAAAACACCGTATTAAAAACCTCTATGAATACGAAGGTTTCGGTCGTTTGGAAGTAGACGAAATTCAGGCAGGTGATATTTGTGCTATTTTCGGTGTAGATGACTTTGATATTGGTGATACCATTGCGGATGCAGAAGCTCCAGAAGCACTGCCTACCATTGCTATTGATGAGCCTACCCTGAGTATGACTTTCAATATCAATGACTCTCCATTTTTTGGTCAGGAAGGCAAATTCGTTACTTCTCGTCACCTTAAGGACCGTTTGGAGGCCGAATTAGAGAAAAACCTCGCACTGCGTGTTGAGCCAACCGAAACGCCAGACTGTTTCCGCGTATTTGGTCGTGGTGTTCTTCACCTTTCGGTTTTGATCGAAACCATGCGTCGGGAAGGATACGAATTGCAGATCGGACAGCCTCAGGTTATCATCAAAGAGATTGATGGCCAGAAGCATGAGCCCATCGAAGAATTGACCATCGACTTGCCGGAAGCTGTAAGTGGTACTGCAATCAACATGGTGACCCAACGCAAAGGCATTATGCTGAGCATGCTTCCTAAAGGTGATCGGGTGATTTTGGAATTTGAGATTCCTAGCCGTGGTTTGATCGGAATGCGCTCCAATATGCTCACAGCAACTGCGGGTGAAGCCATCATTACCAGCCGATTCAAGGAATTCCAACCCATGAAGGGAGAGATTCCTGGTCGTTTGAATGGCTCGCTGATCAGTATGGAACAAGGTAAGGCGATCCCCTACTCTATCAATAACCTTCAGGATCGTGGCCGTTTCTTCATTGAAGCGGGTGCAGAAATCTACGAAGGACAAGTGATTGGCGAAAACAACCGCCCATCGGATTTGGTGATCAACGTGACCAAAACCAAAAAACTGTCTAACATGCGCTCTTCAGGTGCTGATGACAAGGCCAGGATCATTCCTCCTCGTCAATTTACCTTGGAAGAAGCTCTTGAATTTATCCAAGACGATGAATTCGTAGAAGTAACGCCTAAGAGCATCCGTTTACGGAAAATGCTGCTTCGCGAGGCAGAACGCAAGCGCGGTAAGAAAATTACGGTGTAA